From Vibrio splendidus, a single genomic window includes:
- the kduD gene encoding 2-dehydro-3-deoxy-D-gluconate 5-dehydrogenase KduD, whose translation MKLFDLTGKVAIVTGCNTGLGQGMALGLAKAGADIVGVGHQAAPETEEQVKALGRKFHYITANLMEQEGLEELVAEAVEVMGHVNILINNAGIIRREDLLEFSEQDWDDVININQKTLFFLSQKVAKQFVKQGNGGKIINIASMLSYQGGIRVPSYTASKSAVMGLTRALATELAEYNINVNAIAPGYMATDNTTALRADEARNAAILERIPANRWGLPSDLEGPAIFLSSSASDYINGYTIAVDGGWLAR comes from the coding sequence ATGAAACTTTTTGATTTAACTGGCAAAGTTGCCATAGTAACGGGGTGTAATACAGGTCTTGGTCAGGGTATGGCATTAGGGTTAGCAAAAGCCGGTGCAGATATTGTAGGTGTTGGCCACCAAGCAGCACCAGAGACAGAAGAGCAAGTGAAAGCATTAGGTCGTAAATTTCATTACATTACTGCAAATCTGATGGAGCAAGAAGGATTAGAAGAGCTCGTTGCTGAAGCGGTCGAGGTGATGGGGCACGTTAATATCTTAATTAATAATGCCGGTATTATTCGTCGTGAAGATTTGCTCGAATTCTCAGAACAAGATTGGGATGACGTGATTAATATTAACCAAAAGACTTTATTCTTCCTTTCTCAAAAAGTGGCTAAGCAATTTGTTAAGCAGGGAAATGGCGGTAAGATCATCAATATTGCTTCGATGTTGTCGTATCAAGGTGGTATCCGCGTTCCTTCTTATACCGCAAGTAAATCAGCAGTAATGGGGTTAACTCGTGCATTGGCGACTGAGCTTGCAGAGTATAATATCAATGTTAATGCGATTGCTCCGGGTTATATGGCAACAGATAACACAACAGCCCTCCGCGCCGATGAAGCTCGAAATGCGGCTATTTTAGAGCGTATCCCTGCAAATCGTTGGGGATTACCTTCTGATCTTGAAGGACCAGCAATCTTCTTGTCATCATCAGCAAGTGATTACATTAATGGTTATACAATTGCTGTTGATGGTGGCTGGTTGGCTCGTTAA
- a CDS encoding glycoside hydrolase family 88/105 protein: MALGTKQDVLQAMKLVYRYQAENQTRSVIRRSGKTRFIKDTDWERGVFWSCTAAAWKATGDTEYLNGVKDYALHTGFRTGPNARFADDHVCCQAYLDIYPEFNQPEALEPTIKAFDIMVNEPELGRKDWWWCDSLFMAPPAFAALSKQTGNSKYLDYMNTAFWDSAEHLLDTETGLYYRDHRYIPTGNGEELREENGNKVFWSRGIGWVLASVPRILANMPEDYMNRSEYITLFTHLAAEVIKYQQDDGFWRTSLLAPENFPAPESSATALFCYGLAWGVNNGVLDKETYLPIIEKAWTALLECIHDNGMIGWVQLPAFNPRDVKFEHNIDYGAGAFMLAATEVVKLAE, from the coding sequence ATGGCATTAGGAACAAAGCAAGACGTATTACAGGCAATGAAACTGGTTTATCGTTACCAAGCTGAAAACCAAACAAGAAGTGTAATAAGACGGAGTGGTAAAACACGTTTTATCAAAGACACGGATTGGGAGCGTGGAGTATTTTGGTCGTGCACCGCCGCTGCATGGAAAGCAACAGGTGATACCGAATATTTAAATGGAGTAAAAGATTATGCCTTACATACAGGGTTTAGAACAGGGCCTAATGCTCGTTTTGCTGATGACCATGTTTGTTGCCAAGCATACCTTGATATCTATCCTGAATTTAATCAACCTGAAGCTTTAGAACCAACCATTAAAGCGTTTGATATTATGGTTAATGAGCCAGAACTAGGCCGCAAAGATTGGTGGTGGTGTGATTCATTGTTTATGGCTCCACCTGCATTTGCCGCGTTATCAAAACAGACGGGTAACTCAAAATACTTGGATTATATGAATACCGCTTTTTGGGATTCAGCTGAGCATTTATTAGATACAGAAACAGGGTTGTATTATCGTGATCATCGCTATATTCCAACGGGAAATGGCGAAGAATTACGAGAAGAAAATGGTAATAAAGTTTTCTGGAGTCGTGGTATAGGGTGGGTATTAGCTTCTGTTCCTCGTATTTTAGCGAATATGCCAGAAGATTATATGAATCGTTCCGAGTACATTACTCTATTTACGCATTTAGCGGCTGAGGTCATTAAATACCAACAGGACGATGGTTTTTGGCGTACTAGCTTATTAGCGCCAGAAAATTTCCCTGCCCCAGAAAGCAGTGCAACCGCTCTGTTTTGTTATGGTTTAGCATGGGGGGTTAATAATGGAGTGTTAGATAAAGAAACCTACTTACCTATCATCGAAAAAGCGTGGACAGCATTACTCGAATGCATTCACGATAACGGTATGATTGGTTGGGTACAGTTACCAGCCTTCAATCCACGTGACGTTAAGTTTGAGCATAACATTGATTATGGCGCGGGCGCTTTCATGCTTGCAGCAACAGAGGTTGTGAAGTTAGCGGAATAA
- a CDS encoding DUF2264 domain-containing protein, protein MKVEIEPQTLRYQPKKIRETKRPTIAYEHPNALTYLKSMKENIIRLVNKKSLYTQHDEYVKNVFMDERVNLKYHCESIVSYIAEAFIHYSVWDHSHAYYPGRPSQQTARTDALEGTSRTLPTLAAWLHANGKVNTIITGLNQQPILVPEILRKAFLAGTNPQHKGYWGTLHHCDQKVCESADLALALWMSKEWVWDCFSIDEKCQIVTWFKQVNQCETVDNNWHLFVLTVQIVVKALIGEDEVQYDKYERVKEFYVGDGWFRDGAKGNYDYYNAWAFHYSLYWFTQIDVDFDSTFIKSALSDFVGNYRYFFGKEGFPFFGRSACYRLAAAAPLLAAVDLQSDKITIGEAKRAFHCNLKYFISNGALKAGLPTQGLFDEDVRLVDNYSGPASSLWSLRALNIALFCGEKINLWQAEEAPLAIEQGNFELDISAINMKILGLYETQEVIAIFKNEYIQDQSPLSRRLLAPSRWAQTTEKITGRANRPKNNLLRKGVTCYSSKMESFF, encoded by the coding sequence ATGAAGGTAGAAATTGAACCACAAACGTTGCGGTATCAGCCCAAGAAAATAAGAGAAACGAAGCGCCCAACAATTGCTTATGAGCATCCAAATGCGCTGACCTATTTAAAATCGATGAAAGAAAATATCATCAGACTTGTAAATAAAAAATCACTATATACTCAACATGATGAGTATGTAAAAAACGTATTTATGGATGAAAGAGTCAATTTAAAATATCACTGTGAATCTATTGTTAGCTATATTGCAGAAGCTTTTATACATTATTCTGTGTGGGATCATAGTCATGCTTATTATCCGGGAAGACCAAGTCAACAAACAGCCAGAACTGATGCATTAGAAGGAACAAGTCGAACGTTACCAACATTAGCTGCATGGTTACACGCTAACGGGAAAGTTAATACGATTATTACTGGATTGAACCAACAACCCATTTTAGTACCTGAGATTTTACGTAAAGCCTTTTTAGCAGGCACCAACCCGCAACATAAAGGCTACTGGGGAACGCTGCACCATTGTGATCAAAAAGTATGTGAAAGTGCAGATTTAGCACTGGCACTATGGATGAGCAAAGAGTGGGTTTGGGATTGTTTTTCAATCGATGAAAAGTGTCAAATCGTAACTTGGTTTAAACAGGTTAATCAGTGTGAAACCGTTGATAATAATTGGCACTTGTTTGTACTTACCGTGCAAATCGTAGTGAAAGCGTTAATTGGTGAAGATGAAGTCCAATACGACAAATACGAAAGGGTAAAAGAGTTTTATGTCGGTGATGGGTGGTTTCGTGATGGGGCAAAAGGAAATTACGACTACTATAATGCGTGGGCTTTTCATTACAGTTTGTATTGGTTTACTCAAATAGATGTTGATTTTGATTCTACTTTTATAAAGAGTGCATTATCTGATTTTGTTGGCAATTATCGTTATTTCTTTGGTAAAGAAGGATTCCCTTTTTTTGGGCGTAGTGCCTGTTATCGCTTAGCTGCTGCTGCTCCATTATTAGCGGCTGTGGATCTACAAAGCGACAAGATAACGATTGGTGAAGCGAAAAGAGCTTTTCATTGTAACTTGAAATATTTTATTAGTAACGGTGCGTTAAAAGCAGGATTACCCACACAAGGGCTGTTTGATGAGGATGTTCGTTTAGTTGATAACTACAGTGGCCCGGCTAGTAGTTTATGGTCATTAAGAGCCTTGAATATCGCTCTGTTTTGTGGCGAAAAAATTAACCTTTGGCAAGCAGAAGAAGCACCACTAGCGATTGAGCAAGGAAATTTTGAGTTAGATATTTCTGCTATTAATATGAAAATACTGGGTCTATATGAAACTCAAGAAGTGATAGCTATATTTAAAAATGAATATATTCAAGATCAATCTCCGCTTAGTAGACGCTTACTTGCACCATCTCGATGGGCACAAACAACAGAGAAAATAACTGGGCGGGCAAACAGACCAAAGAATAATTTATTAAGAAAAGGGGTAACTTGCTACTCATCAAAAATGGAATCATTCTTTTAG
- a CDS encoding anaerobic sulfatase maturase, translating to MASNAQHAAFHMMAKPTSFHCNLKCDYCFYLEKDGVVNKTRSEPSENMSNGMLKRYVRDYIRSHQGQEVDFSWQGGEPTLAGLDFYRNAVKYQQQYAEGKTIANSFQTNAVAINRQWAEFFSQHDFLLGVSIDGIAEVHDKYRISVNGKPTFERVKRALELLKEYKVEFNTLTVINDQNWQRGKETYLALKDLGSTHMQFIPIVEVNANCQEPTRGHYSPQKNAELAHFSVPSHGYGQFMMSVFNEWLKEDVGHIFIRMFDSILGSWMGYPASTCVQSKECGQAMVIEANGDVYSCDHYVYPVNKLGNIEQTTLAQMATSKQQKRFGTAKSLKLTSQCETCDVYRLCHGGCPKHRLVSLDGEKHKHNYLCESYQQIFTQTAPAMHLMSQAIQQGGTAIDAVSLIKNTLRI from the coding sequence ATGGCTTCTAATGCACAACATGCTGCTTTTCATATGATGGCAAAACCAACCAGTTTTCATTGCAACTTGAAATGCGATTACTGCTTCTATTTAGAAAAAGATGGCGTAGTGAACAAGACGAGATCTGAGCCAAGTGAAAATATGTCGAATGGAATGCTCAAACGCTATGTACGTGATTATATTCGTTCACATCAGGGGCAAGAGGTCGATTTCTCTTGGCAGGGTGGTGAGCCAACATTAGCAGGCTTAGATTTTTATCGAAATGCAGTGAAATATCAGCAGCAGTATGCTGAAGGTAAAACGATTGCTAATAGCTTTCAAACCAATGCTGTAGCCATTAATCGTCAATGGGCTGAGTTCTTTTCTCAACATGATTTTTTACTTGGTGTTTCTATTGATGGGATTGCTGAGGTTCATGATAAATATCGTATTTCAGTTAATGGTAAGCCTACGTTTGAGCGGGTGAAGCGAGCACTTGAATTATTAAAAGAGTACAAAGTTGAATTTAATACATTAACGGTGATTAACGATCAAAACTGGCAACGCGGTAAAGAAACGTATCTAGCATTAAAAGATCTCGGTTCAACTCATATGCAATTTATCCCAATTGTTGAAGTTAATGCGAATTGCCAAGAGCCAACTAGGGGGCATTATTCTCCACAGAAAAATGCAGAGTTAGCACACTTCTCTGTGCCTTCTCATGGTTATGGTCAGTTCATGATGTCAGTATTTAATGAATGGCTTAAAGAAGATGTAGGCCACATTTTTATTCGTATGTTTGACAGCATTTTAGGCAGTTGGATGGGTTACCCTGCATCGACCTGTGTTCAATCAAAAGAGTGCGGACAAGCGATGGTAATTGAAGCTAATGGGGATGTTTATTCTTGCGATCACTATGTTTATCCCGTAAATAAATTAGGAAATATTGAGCAGACGACATTGGCTCAAATGGCGACAAGTAAACAACAAAAAAGGTTTGGCACCGCAAAATCTCTTAAATTAACGAGTCAATGTGAGACATGCGATGTGTATCGTTTATGTCATGGAGGCTGCCCTAAACACCGACTTGTTTCTCTTGATGGAGAAAAGCATAAACACAATTACCTTTGTGAATCCTATCAGCAAATTTTTACGCAAACCGCACCTGCTATGCATTTAATGTCGCAAGCCATACAACAAGGTGGGACGGCGATTGACGCGGTATCCCTTATCAAAAATACCCTACGGATCTAA
- a CDS encoding sugar kinase, with the protein MKKTKIAIIGECMIELSGNAFSTQTQSFGGDTLNTAVYLSRLLPHVSPYYLTVLGQDQYSSLMLKAWEKENIDCSLVLRDQERLPGLYSINIDDEGERGFHYWRDNSAAKYMCQHLLFVPNIAKIMDTDIIYLSGISLAILPTHDREVLFDVLATLKKHGATIITDSNYRPRLWKNNLDAKFWLDNLYRLSDIALVTGDDEELLLDKPNMLEKEVADRLHALGVGHVVVKLGAKGAMWSTLEGKSGYVDGESVDKLVDTTAAGDSFNAAYIAAYSQGASMAESCVWGNRLASQVIQHKGAIIPMDYLQTLITDMGQINEK; encoded by the coding sequence ATGAAAAAGACGAAAATTGCCATTATTGGCGAATGCATGATTGAACTCAGTGGGAATGCGTTCTCTACACAAACTCAATCTTTTGGTGGTGATACGCTTAATACTGCGGTTTACCTCTCTCGCTTACTTCCACATGTTTCCCCTTATTATCTAACGGTGTTAGGTCAAGATCAGTACAGTTCCTTGATGCTAAAAGCGTGGGAAAAAGAAAATATAGATTGTTCGCTGGTATTGCGAGATCAAGAGCGCCTCCCCGGTCTATATAGCATAAATATTGATGATGAAGGTGAACGTGGTTTTCATTATTGGCGAGACAATTCGGCTGCAAAGTATATGTGTCAGCACCTTTTATTTGTGCCTAATATCGCCAAAATTATGGATACAGACATTATCTATTTATCTGGTATTTCATTGGCTATTTTACCGACTCATGACCGTGAAGTTTTATTCGACGTATTAGCGACATTAAAAAAACATGGTGCAACGATTATTACGGATTCTAATTATCGTCCAAGATTATGGAAAAATAATCTGGATGCAAAGTTTTGGTTAGATAACTTATACCGATTAAGTGATATCGCTTTAGTGACAGGAGATGATGAAGAATTACTCCTTGATAAACCGAATATGCTAGAAAAAGAAGTCGCGGATCGACTGCATGCACTAGGGGTGGGGCATGTGGTCGTGAAGCTCGGCGCTAAAGGTGCGATGTGGTCAACTCTTGAGGGAAAATCCGGCTATGTTGATGGGGAGTCAGTCGATAAGCTTGTTGATACGACAGCTGCTGGGGATTCATTTAATGCGGCTTATATTGCGGCATACAGTCAAGGTGCGTCCATGGCTGAAAGCTGCGTTTGGGGTAATCGCCTTGCATCTCAAGTCATTCAGCACAAAGGAGCCATTATTCCTATGGACTACTTACAAACACTAATTACAGATATGGGACAGATTAATGAAAAATAA
- a CDS encoding sulfatase family protein: MNLSSSKKTVIASLVAAACVAAPSLSYAVNQNPDQPNVLLVVMDDLGTGQLNFALDSLDKTELAKRPVPVRYQGDLDKMIDAAQRAMPNVEKLAANGVKMTNAFVAHPVCGPSRAGIFTGRHPTSFGTYSNDDAKLGIPLDIKLLPALFQENGYRTATIGKWHNAKIAGKNLVDEDKRTRDYHDNQITVTPKGYGPEDRGFDYSYSFYASGAALWDSPAIWQNGKNISAPGYLTHNLTDQALKFIDESGDKPFFVNLAFSVPHIPLEEASPAKYMDRFNTGNVEADKYFAAINAADESLGIIMDNLEKKGELDNTIIFFLSDNGAVHESPMPMNGMDKGFKGQMYNGGVRVPFVAYWPKHIPAGGESDSLISALDILPTALAAAGIDIPEDIQVDGKNIMPVLEGKTETSPHQYLYWAGPGAKHYSEENDAFWYGYWKWITYETNTIPNNPNLEKLSKGSWAIRDQDWALYFYDDGSNKVKLFNDKEDPSESIDLAKKYPEKVKEMKNAFYNWIKDKPKPVAWGQDRYQILTESAKD; the protein is encoded by the coding sequence ATGAACCTGTCCTCATCGAAGAAGACAGTAATTGCAAGCCTAGTCGCTGCTGCCTGTGTAGCAGCACCTTCGCTTTCTTATGCTGTAAATCAAAATCCTGATCAACCTAACGTGCTACTTGTCGTGATGGATGATTTAGGTACGGGCCAACTTAATTTTGCCCTAGACAGTTTAGATAAAACTGAGTTAGCTAAACGCCCTGTACCTGTTCGGTATCAGGGCGATTTGGATAAGATGATCGATGCCGCACAACGAGCAATGCCAAATGTTGAAAAACTGGCGGCGAATGGCGTTAAAATGACTAACGCATTTGTTGCACACCCTGTTTGTGGTCCATCTCGTGCAGGGATTTTTACTGGCCGTCATCCAACCAGTTTTGGTACATACAGTAATGATGATGCTAAATTGGGTATCCCTTTAGATATCAAATTATTGCCAGCGCTTTTCCAAGAAAATGGTTACCGAACGGCGACGATTGGTAAATGGCATAATGCTAAAATTGCTGGGAAGAATCTAGTTGATGAAGATAAACGCACCCGTGATTACCATGATAATCAAATAACAGTAACACCAAAAGGTTATGGACCAGAAGATCGTGGTTTCGATTATTCATACAGTTTTTACGCATCGGGTGCCGCTTTATGGGATTCACCAGCTATTTGGCAAAATGGTAAAAATATCTCTGCTCCGGGTTATTTAACGCATAATTTAACCGATCAAGCACTGAAGTTTATTGATGAAAGTGGTGACAAACCTTTCTTTGTTAACCTCGCATTTAGCGTGCCTCATATTCCATTAGAAGAAGCATCTCCTGCAAAATACATGGATAGATTTAATACTGGTAATGTTGAGGCGGACAAGTATTTTGCGGCGATTAATGCAGCAGATGAAAGTCTTGGCATTATCATGGATAACTTAGAGAAGAAAGGAGAGTTAGATAATACCATCATCTTCTTCTTATCTGATAACGGAGCCGTTCATGAGTCGCCAATGCCAATGAATGGAATGGATAAAGGCTTTAAAGGGCAAATGTATAACGGTGGTGTCAGAGTTCCATTTGTCGCTTATTGGCCAAAACACATTCCAGCTGGTGGTGAAAGCGATTCACTGATCTCAGCATTGGATATTTTACCAACGGCTCTAGCTGCGGCAGGCATTGATATTCCTGAAGATATCCAGGTGGATGGTAAAAACATTATGCCTGTTTTAGAAGGGAAGACGGAAACATCACCTCACCAATACTTATATTGGGCAGGCCCTGGCGCGAAACATTACAGTGAAGAAAATGATGCGTTCTGGTATGGCTACTGGAAGTGGATCACCTATGAAACCAATACAATTCCGAATAACCCAAATTTAGAAAAACTGTCTAAAGGCTCATGGGCGATTCGTGATCAAGATTGGGCGTTGTATTTCTATGATGATGGTTCAAATAAGGTGAAGCTATTTAATGATAAAGAAGATCCTTCAGAGTCGATTGATTTAGCCAAAAAATACCCTGAAAAAGTGAAAGAGATGAAAAATGCTTTCTATAACTGGATTAAAGATAAACCAAAACCAGTTGCTTGGGGCCAAGATCGTTATCAAATCTTAACTGAATCAGCAAAAGACTAA
- a CDS encoding polysaccharide lyase 8 family protein — protein MYMIKKHRLNTIALSMLFLFTGSTYAEKNAESAQYLASDFEQVRSNWAENYLGDPTTTFDQALKNMVTSTNTSAQKNWDSMTAQPNSLGVWDDLPLIDKSDTLGPNIRSSYQRLFTMAKAYSLRDGNLENNQLMLNDIMTAMNYINQNFYFVNQLEYGNWWQWELAIPKDIHNILVLLFDDIKDNYQTIITNHLNATRYFTPDPTHLGVSPGAAESTNPNYRESTGGNRTDNAQVVLIRGMLENNSEEISQAIAALPAVIEYVSEGDGYYTDGSFLQHSDIAYNGTYGNVLLGGLGIQMNAVAGSPWSMDSQTISAVYNIINQSYEPLLYKGAMMDMVNGRSISRSAEQNHDVGLNIVNSMLFYTNGPDSDKNKQLSSLIKTQITDDTYQNFFDKIYYVSTYQAAQHIVNDPVISLKAPLIGNFNYPSMDRVVHRRNDWAFALVMHSYRIGNYECMNGENLKGWFTGDGMTYLYNDQLDHYTGYWPTVDSSRIPGTTVDNQIMTDCTGERGGKNLNTNMQWVGSTALNQYGIAGMQFYNWSDTLSAYKSWFMFDNEVVMLGSNIKDLSNGNNITTIENRKRLADTQLFIDGTEQTALPYQGTPTTFSIRNDTLASSDLSYVMLAPKTISISQNDIDGNWSDIGNSKGDVSDSYLKATLTQADQANYQYALLPNQSNDAVQNYAQHPDVTVLRQDEQAHAVQENTLNIIAANNWKNSPVDITDTITLNSMMGFMIKEESSNTFSVAVSEPIQTIDSVNFTFDKQDIVIKEDIENRVVLNGATITINTSGLQGQSYSFQLTTQD, from the coding sequence ATGTATATGATCAAAAAACATCGTTTGAATACGATTGCTCTCTCTATGTTATTTCTATTTACAGGGAGCACTTACGCTGAAAAAAATGCTGAGTCAGCACAATATTTAGCAAGTGATTTTGAACAAGTAAGAAGTAATTGGGCAGAAAACTATTTAGGAGATCCCACAACCACATTTGATCAAGCACTAAAAAATATGGTGACCAGTACCAACACTTCAGCTCAAAAGAACTGGGATAGCATGACAGCGCAACCAAACAGTTTAGGTGTATGGGATGACTTACCATTAATCGATAAAAGCGACACTTTAGGCCCTAATATACGTAGCTCTTACCAACGTTTATTTACCATGGCAAAAGCCTATAGTTTGCGTGATGGCAACTTAGAAAATAATCAATTAATGCTAAATGACATCATGACTGCCATGAACTACATAAATCAAAATTTTTACTTTGTTAATCAATTAGAATATGGAAATTGGTGGCAATGGGAGTTGGCAATTCCAAAAGATATTCATAACATTTTAGTACTACTTTTTGATGATATTAAAGACAATTACCAAACCATTATAACCAATCACCTTAATGCCACTCGCTATTTCACACCAGACCCAACCCACTTAGGAGTCAGTCCTGGTGCAGCTGAATCGACGAATCCTAACTATCGAGAATCAACTGGCGGTAACCGAACCGACAACGCTCAAGTTGTACTTATTCGTGGCATGCTTGAAAACAATAGTGAAGAAATCAGCCAAGCAATTGCGGCTCTGCCAGCGGTTATTGAATATGTTAGCGAAGGGGATGGCTATTACACTGATGGGTCATTCTTGCAGCATTCTGATATTGCTTATAACGGCACATATGGCAATGTATTACTTGGTGGTTTAGGCATTCAAATGAACGCAGTCGCAGGCTCACCTTGGAGTATGGATAGCCAAACCATTAGCGCCGTTTACAATATCATTAACCAATCGTATGAACCTTTACTGTATAAAGGAGCAATGATGGATATGGTTAATGGTCGCTCTATTTCTCGAAGTGCAGAACAAAATCATGATGTTGGATTAAATATTGTCAACTCTATGTTGTTCTATACCAATGGACCAGATAGCGATAAGAATAAACAACTGTCATCACTGATCAAAACCCAAATAACCGATGATACTTATCAAAACTTCTTTGATAAAATTTACTATGTATCCACTTATCAAGCTGCTCAACATATTGTCAATGACCCAGTGATTTCACTTAAAGCTCCTCTGATTGGTAACTTCAACTACCCTTCAATGGACCGTGTTGTGCACCGTCGAAATGATTGGGCTTTCGCTTTAGTGATGCACTCATATCGTATTGGTAACTACGAATGTATGAATGGTGAAAATCTTAAAGGTTGGTTCACTGGCGATGGTATGACTTATTTATATAATGACCAACTTGATCATTACACTGGATATTGGCCAACCGTAGATTCATCTCGCATACCAGGAACTACCGTTGATAATCAAATAATGACCGATTGTACTGGTGAGCGAGGAGGTAAGAATTTAAATACCAACATGCAATGGGTTGGTAGCACGGCACTAAACCAATACGGCATTGCTGGTATGCAATTTTATAATTGGAGTGACACACTAAGTGCCTATAAATCTTGGTTTATGTTTGATAATGAAGTCGTCATGCTTGGTTCTAACATTAAAGACCTAAGTAATGGAAATAACATAACTACGATTGAAAATAGAAAGCGCTTAGCAGATACGCAATTATTTATTGATGGTACAGAGCAAACAGCACTACCATATCAAGGAACACCAACCACTTTTAGTATTCGTAATGACACACTCGCTAGCAGTGATTTAAGCTACGTTATGTTAGCGCCTAAAACTATATCAATAAGCCAAAATGATATAGATGGTAATTGGAGTGATATTGGCAATAGCAAAGGTGATGTTTCAGACTCGTACTTAAAAGCGACACTGACTCAAGCTGATCAAGCAAATTACCAATACGCCCTACTTCCTAACCAAAGCAACGATGCTGTACAAAACTATGCTCAACATCCTGATGTCACTGTTCTACGTCAAGATGAACAAGCACACGCGGTACAAGAAAATACCTTAAATATCATTGCTGCAAATAATTGGAAAAATAGTCCCGTGGATATCACCGATACTATTACACTGAACTCAATGATGGGCTTTATGATTAAAGAAGAAAGTTCAAATACGTTCTCTGTTGCAGTTAGTGAACCAATTCAGACTATCGATAGCGTAAACTTTACCTTTGATAAACAAGATATTGTAATTAAAGAGGATATTGAAAACCGTGTGGTACTAAATGGCGCAACGATTACCATTAATACCTCTGGTTTACAGGGACAGTCTTATTCTTTCCAACTTACGACTCAAGATTAA
- a CDS encoding tagatose bisphosphate family class II aldolase, which translates to MFLVSSREMLHKAQLGGYAVPAFNIHNLETAQVVVETAAEMQTPVILAGTPGTFSYAGTDYLIGICKEAAKRYHMPIALHLDHHESYSDIQKKVEAGIKSAMIDGSHLSFDKNIDLVRKVVQFCHRWDCSVEAELGRLGGQEDDLIVDEKDAMYTDPDAAVEFIKATGIDSLAIAIGTAHGLYKEKPCLDFDRLGIIRGKTDVPLVLHGASDVPDEDVRRCIELGITKVNVATELKIAFSDAVKSYFIENPGANDPRHYIIPGKEAMKKVVQDKIRVCGSEGKL; encoded by the coding sequence ATGTTTCTTGTATCATCCCGTGAAATGCTCCACAAAGCGCAGTTGGGTGGTTATGCCGTTCCTGCATTTAATATCCATAATTTAGAAACGGCTCAGGTCGTTGTTGAAACTGCTGCAGAAATGCAAACACCAGTTATTCTTGCTGGTACTCCCGGAACATTTTCTTATGCCGGAACTGATTACCTAATCGGTATTTGTAAAGAAGCCGCAAAACGTTACCACATGCCTATTGCACTGCATTTAGATCACCATGAATCGTATTCTGATATTCAGAAAAAAGTAGAAGCAGGGATTAAATCAGCAATGATTGATGGTTCTCATTTAAGCTTTGATAAGAACATCGATCTCGTTCGTAAAGTAGTTCAATTTTGTCATCGTTGGGACTGTTCAGTAGAAGCTGAATTAGGTCGTTTAGGTGGACAGGAAGACGATTTAATTGTTGATGAAAAAGATGCAATGTATACAGACCCAGACGCAGCGGTTGAATTTATTAAAGCGACGGGTATTGATTCCCTCGCTATTGCTATCGGTACCGCACATGGATTGTATAAAGAAAAACCGTGTTTAGATTTTGACCGACTAGGAATTATTCGCGGTAAAACTGACGTACCTTTAGTATTACATGGTGCATCAGATGTGCCCGATGAAGATGTACGTCGTTGTATTGAATTAGGTATTACTAAAGTAAATGTGGCGACAGAGCTAAAAATTGCTTTTTCAGATGCGGTGAAATCTTACTTTATCGAAAACCCGGGGGCGAATGATCCTCGTCATTACATTATCCCGGGTAAAGAAGCGATGAAAAAAGTCGTTCAAGATAAAATTCGAGTGTGTGGCAGTGAAGGGAAGCTGTAA